The genomic segment TGCGTGCATGTGATTCcaacccaaaattaaaaagcgCCTCTTTCTGAGATCCCCACGATTCCATCCTGTAGATTCTTTATCCCGGGTCACCAGAAAGGCTTCTTATTTACTATTGTTGGCATAAAGCTCACAGAGATGATGAACAAGGGCATTACAATCCAGCATAAAATATAAGATTGTTAAAATGCAGGGTGTTAGTGAGGCTACTTCTCCATGTGCAGGGAAATGTCGTTGCGGGGTGTTGGATATGAAGAAATCATTGTCAGTTCCGACTTGTGACAAcggtatgaatgaatgacctccaaaggtCATATCTTTGATAGCCCTGCTCAGGGCTTCCGAACaaaaggttgtggcttcctttattgagttaacccatctcttgttttcctctcttcttACTGCTTTTCATTTCTCCAAGCATTAATTCTGTTCCAATAGATTTTGTCTTCTTGTGCTACGTCCAAAGTACAATAACCCCGtgttagtcattttagcttctagtgagagttcaggttgGATTTGTTCTAGCAATCCTTTGTCTGCCTTTCTGGCCGTCCACGGTATTCATAACACCTCTCCTTCAAGACTTCATTTTAAATGAACTCATTTTCCCCCCGCCAGCTTTCTTGGGTATaaggatgatcttggtcttcgtcTCAAAAAAACCCCTCCCTATACTTCAATAGTTTTTcttattccttcattgctgtctttCCAAGTCTGACTCTTCGTTCAATTCCTTCGATGCAGTCCCTGTCTGAGACTCaatcatatgaaaaaaaaagcttAGCAGCTTCAGCGTCTCCTGTCATCATTACAGGTTCGTAATCTTCGCGAGCCATTTctgaatttttgtcttcttactgttcagctgcaatcctgtttttgtgttttcttcttaaacctttctcagtagtcatttcaagcctttactattttctgccagtagcatggtgtcatttgcatattttaaatccttcatttttcttctgccagtttccacttttccttcatctAAATCTCATTCAGCTTTCTGTATGGCATTTTTTTTGCCAATGGGAAGCCGTTCTGTTTCACCATAATCTGTTTCGGCTGTAACCTCTTGTCTTGAGTGTAGGTCACACATCAAGACAAACAAATGATGTGCCGCACTCATTTCTTTAATTCTGATCTACACAGTCCTCTAGAGGCTtcactgtaatctataaagcatatacagttttttcttctaaaattcttcACTATGCTTCCTTAGTTGATGTATAtatgcaatatgatctctagtgtgTCTTCCTTTTCCGAAACTAGCTTAAACATCTGGCCTTCCTTGCTCTGTATAAAATCTTTGTTGCAAATCTTGAGTGTCACTTTGCATAAATAGGGGATCAATGAAGTCCTCCAAGAGTCACTGTACTCTTTGGCATTCTCTTGTTGTCATTGCTTACCGAGCTCTGTAACAACAACATATTTGTTCAGGTGCACACTTGTTGATTCTTGAGCAACATAGGTTTATGTTAGCCTATAAAATCCTTAACAGCTTAAATCCAAGCTATCTTTAAAAAGACCATATCTCCCGCTGTGAGCCTGctcaggcattaagatcatcaagagactgaatttctctcagtcccaccacctggTGAGGACTTGTgggttgctgcttccagactgtggaactccctcccactggaggccagcctggccctatCTTTACTGATGTTCTCCAaagaagacctttcccttcagacagatttttcctcagtgactggtgAGAACATAagaaattggattgttgtgcgctgttccttttaaatgtgtttttaatattgattttaattactattttaaATAGGATACTTATTTAATTCTCTGGTAATAGTGGCATACTTACGGGTTttcgcttttaaatattgtctttttcatgatgtaagccacccttgggtccttttacggaagacatgggggggggggggaagagatattttaaataaataatggataAATATGTCCCAGGGAATGATGACTCAGAGATTTCACCTAGTTTGAACCTGAAGAATGGctgttaaaatagttttaaagtgTCTTCCAAAAAAATAAcctttgaaagtaactaggtgtTAGATACCACACCTAAAAGTAAAAGTGCAATGACTAATCATATTGCTTGTTACCAGAAAAAGAATTACTAAGTAATTGGTTACTTATAAGCAGTTACTGCCAAGTTCTGAGAAAGTTCCAGGGTCCATCCCAGGCATCTCTGGAGAGGGACAGGAAAGACTCCTGCCGGGAACaccagagaatcatagaatcataaaagagtgaagttggaaggggcctgtaaggccatccagtccaaccccctgctcaaggtcaaagcagatctgacagagggtggtccagttttcttttgaatgcctccagcgttggagcactcaccaactcctgaggtcaggggttccactgtcgtactgctctaacagttaggaagtttttcctgatagtcaaccgaaatctggcttccttttgcTTGGCTCATGCAGCCAAAATgggcaatatttttattttattttattaatttacaggccgcctttctcctaatAAGGGGACTCCAGACCGCTCACAGTATGATAGTGAGCTAGCTTGGGAACCTGACACAGGACACGGCCAGGTTCTACAGATGGACCAGCTTTTCAGGCCAGCTTCCAGAACTGTTCGTTGCTCGGTTTTGTTGGCTTTGCAAAGAGCAGGTCAGCTCAGCAGCACCACCTCCACCCTCTTTATCTTCCTGTTCCCCCAGGTACCCTTGGGATGAACATGGAAGAAAAACTGATGAAATACCTCTTCGAGGAGAAAGGCTACAACAAGAACCTGCGGCCGGTGGTTTCCAAAGATGAGACAGTAACGGTCTACCTGGCCCTGACGCTCTCCAACCTGATATCCCTGGTGAGGCCGTCAACAGGGAGCCCCCCATCCCTTCCTTGACCCAGAGATAGAGAGGTCTATCCCAGCCCTTGGCCCGGCACTCTAACCCCCATAACTATCTGATTCTTTGATGGAAACCCTCACAAGGGTGTGAGTGTGTGTAGGGGTGTGGGTGATGGGTTCAAAAGAGAGGGATTCCTTTCTTGTTTGGCCCCAGGCCTTCGTTTTGCAAAATGCCTCTGGGGAAACAGCTGCCAGCTTCGGAACTGTTCTGTGTCACCAAGCTTTTGATCTTTTGGCCATCGGCCTGCCCCAAATGTCCATCTTTGGACCAGAAAGAGACCCACCCGCTAGCTGAAGTCTGCGTCTCCAGCTGCTGTGAAGACACAGGCAGGCAATAACCCTCCCTTccgcacacacacccctgtcaTTCTTTCCTGGCCCATTAGCAACCCATGTCTATTTATGGAGTTTCAAGACTATGAATCAAAACCAGCCCATCGGCGTGCCTGGTCTGAAGCTctcttgtgcttttaaaaaagaaaacacacacagagagagaaagaggggaaaagacatCAGTTGGAAGCTTTCCCGGTCTCTGGTGCAAACTTTGCAAAAGTTCTTTTCCAACCTCCTGCATCCAAATCTTATCTTCTAACCCCccttttaaagtaaaaatgaaGAACATGTGGACCCCTAGAAcctggactacaagccccatcaaCTGCTGTTGTCAACATTTCCAGTGTGATGGCTGATATGCAGCTCAACCACACCTGGCGAGCCCCTAGATTTCTATCCCAGGTTTAAAGATTCCTTCTACATTTTAACCCCGCCATCATCCATCACCCttaaaacaaaatgtgtgtgGCCCTAtatcaacctcccccccccccaaaaaaagcacatAATGCCAGTGCTGAAGCATAGACTGTTTTGCTTCGGATGTTCTCCTTATTCAAGAAGTTTAGGGACTGACCACTTTCCTCCTCCCCTGACTGTTTTTGCAGAAAGAAGCTGACGAAACTCTCACCACCAATGTTTGGATTGATCATGTAAGTAGCACAACATACACTCATATGTGTGTCTCATGGGAGGACAAGAGGTTCACATCAAAGAGTGCAATTTAGAAAAGTGTGTTGACCCTGACGTGAGCATTTCCAGTTCTCTGAGAAAACACAATTTCTCAtcaatggggaaatgcaaacagCAACCCCATGATACAGGCAGGACAAAGGAGCTTCTGGCCAGGCAGTGGCTGTCTGCAGAGCGAggcctccatccccccccccttttccacccTACAACCACCATGAGGAAGTTCCCTCAGCTTCCTAAGACTGCCACCAGGAAGGAACTTGAGTGAGGGAGTTTAAAAGGACAATGGGCATTGTTGTTTCCTTCTTAAAGGAATTCTCTACACTTGccatcctttctctccctccaccttcctcttccctggatctgaaatGAGCAATGTAGCCATCACAGTAGAAGCCTGATGACTTAATCGATATCAACTTTGCTAGGAATTGTAGTTTATAGAAACATGTCCGTGTTCCAGGTTTATCCACAGCGTGGGCGAGCGACTCACCCTCCGTGGACTCCATGTAGCTCTTCAGGAGTATTTTTGGGGTCCTCCAAAGCCCCAAATGAACCCCCTCCATGGCTTTTGGCCATTTTTAGGAGGCCCTCTGGAGCAGCGGTTTTCAGCTTAGGCATCCGGGAGGGACTCCCAAAGGCACCTGGTCTCTCAAAGCTGAGAAAGAGCAATAAGAAGGACTGGCTCAGAATTGACTATGTAAGTAGCATAACAGGACCGACATGGATATACGAGCAggcttttaatggttttaaatggCTATTTCTGGCAGCATCGTGGCCCTCAGTGGGGTCTGGAGACAAGAATTGGCTTCCTGAGCCAACTGTCATTATCCAGCATCTAGTGAAACCAAAAATTGGCAAGTTTTATCCCCCAACGCTGAGAACACTCCACGCACCATTAGGCAACACTATCTATCCATGTAGACAGTGGAGACTCTGAACGTCACATCCTCATGGTTATCCACAGGGATGGACAGACTACAGGCTGCAGTGGAACAAGTCTGAATTTGGTGGCATTTGGGTCCTCCGTCTCCGGCCGGAAATGTTGTGGCTGCCTCAGATTGTCTTGGAGAACAAGTAAGGTTTGAGCTCGGCCTTTTTGAGAGTCACCTGCCGTTCTGCTGGGCTCCGTTTCTCCTCTGCTTTTATCAGTGGTTGCCTCTGTGCCCAACAACCGATGATCATGTCCATGCCATGAACATCTTCATTGGAAGACTCCATTGGAAGACTCCTAGCTGCTGTTAAAGAAAGGAGAGCAGGCAACACTGGTTTTCCCCCCCTGCTCGCCTGTTGGCAATCCAGTTTTGGTAAATATAAGGAGGCTGCCTTTAGAAGGCTCCTTTCCTTTCTTAACATgactttgggtccaagtcccgagTCAGCGTCTTTGGcgccaagtcccgagtcccaagtccctattaaatgCAAGTCACCAATTGAGTCCAGGTCATGGTGGAGGTGGGGAACCTGAGCCTAGTCCAAGTCAAATTTCAGGTGAAACTAAAGTCCCACTGGACCGCAAATCCCGCGATTCGCGTCCCCATCCATGTCTTTCTAGTGAGCAGTTAGAAACAAACTGCATAATTGCAGGGGAGTTCTGAAGTTGGAAAATGGGAGCAAAAACTAGATTAGACATCTAGACACTGGATTCTAAGAAGGTGCCTTATCCTGTATCCACTCCCTCGGCCCATTGAGTCTAATATCgacagctctgactggcagccgtgGCCTTCCTGAGGAGTCTGCTGCTCACCAGGAGACCTTTCATGTAGGAGGCAATCCCTTTATGATGATCTCAAGCTGAGCTCTTGGCTCTGATGGACATCCCTCTTCCTTTCCAACCACGGGAAGAAGGGCAAGCTTTCTCCTCTGGTCCTGAGATCCTGCCACCTTCCTCTGGTCTGCCCGTTCGTTGCCCTGGCCAGGTTGGAAGTGGGTCTCTAGTTTCTCCTTCCTGGAGGAACCTTCTAGTAGGGATAATGACGCCGTTCACCAATGTGGCTTCCTCTGCCTTCTCAGCAACGACGGCAATTTTGAGATCACGTACAACGCCAACATCCTGGTGTACAGCACCGGCTGGGTCTACTGGCTGCCGCCCGCCATCTTCCGCAGCGCCTGCCCCATCAACGTCAACTTCTTCCCATTTGACTGGCAGAACTGCACGCTGAAGTTCACGTAAGGAATGGCTGCCAGCCCTTCTTTGGCTTGTTTCTTGGCCATGTGCAATGGGCATTGGGTCCACTGCATTCCCACCTTTCCTTGTCCGGCCATCATTGCCTTTGGGTGGTGGCCAACAGGGGTGTCCTCTGATTAGAGAGAGACGTGCAGCTCTCTAGAAATGGGTAGCAAGCCTCTGTAACTGCGGGTGGGGTGTCATTTACCGGTGACgggaaggaaggatagaaggaaggacACAGAGGGGTTATCTGTGGGACGAGCCAATAGCTCAATGGTTGAAGTagctggttgggagtttgattccctcctgaGCCAGGGGAAATGGAGGGACTTGACTCTGACGGGTTGCCCATGCAAAACATGGGTTCTACCTTTCATTTTGCACAATGATGGGCAAACTGGCCCAAGTAAAGGCTTGGGCGTCTATGATATAGCTGACAAAACGTTCAAGAGAGTAGCCGAGGTTGAGGAATGAAGCAAAATATTCCTAATTCCTAAttctcttccccctctttttctatTATGATTTATTCTGTTCTTCCCATCTTGTAGAAATTTTTCCAATCGTGTTAAACTACgtatatatatatctgttttatatttgttttgtaagccgcctagagtggtcacaatgacaagataggcagggtataaataaataaataaataaataaataaataaataaataaataaataaataaataaataaataaatacaaaaggcACAAGTGACTGTCTtggttcattaaaaaaatctaaaagccaTGATAACATACTAGTAGAGCTCAAAAACATTTCTACAGCCATGCTATCTGAGGGCATCTGggagtccaaaaaaaggaaatcttCTAAGCCACTGGTcctcaactttgggtcctcagcTGTTCTTGCTctgtagctcccagaaatcctggccagtacagctagtggtgaaggtttctgggagtcttAGCCCAAGAACATCCTAGTGACTCAAGGTTCAGAACTGCTGTTCTAAGCTATGGGCATCAGCTTTGCTAGCTTTAACTGACGTGTCACACAATCATAAGCATGTTTTCAGCAATGAGATGGGAGACTCTTTTGAGGTCTTTCAAGTCAATACAGGTGACCTCATGAAAACCCCATCACTCTAGATGGGATCCATGGAAAAAGCTGTCTATCCAGGCCCTCAAGCCAGTGGGTCAACCTTTGGTATACATGCAGTTTTAGCCCTATTTGGCCAAAGCTTAAAAGTTTGACAAAAATGGGAGCGTATCATGCATTTTTAGAGAATTCTGCAAAAGGGACTTTATAGCAAGTGGTCAACGGGTTTCTTCATGCCATTATCAGGTCGCTGATGTACAACGCCAACGAGATCGACATGCAGGTCAAGATAGACGAGGAGGTGCCAAAGGAAAATGGCGGTCCCAAGAAGAGGTTTCTGGTGGAATGGATCGTCATTGAACCGGCAGCCTTCACCGGTAGCTGTGGGCAAGAGCACAGAGATGGGTTTGGTGGTGGCTTGCAGTGAagaaggttttggagggaaaaccataGTATTAATGGGAGGGGGAATAATGTCTTGCTGCATTGTCTGgtccttttttttcccaaagaacatgaagcactggatgggttctTTGCATGTTCTTTAGCAATCAGGAAGTCCTGTGCTTGCCATGCGTGCCTGCGCTTGGTTTCTTAAAGGGAAAGAACACTGGAAAACACTGCACACAAATTGTAGACACCTTGAACCAGGCACGAGAGGGGAATCCTCACTGAAGGCACAGATTCTCAAGAGACTTTAAAATTCCTCAGCCTGTCCTCTTACCCTGACAAGGcagcctaaatcaatgagaataAGTCACTCAGCAATCTTTCTTTCTATTCCTCTTATGGATGAACAAACTCGCCACTGTAGCTCCATGTTCTCTCCACTTCCCATGCCCCAAACTGAAACATTTTTCTACATCGCTAGGGCAAGGGATGAAAGCTTGGCCATGCTGATTAggagattctgagaactgtagtccagaaaagtaactttttcaagctcagTGACAGACACAGAGGGTGGATGCCTTGGGATAATGGAGACAGACCCCTCTCCACTGGCCTTTGATCTACCACGGCCTCCTCcggaccttctctctctctctctctctctctctctctctctctctctctcccacccagaGAATGGCGAATGGGAGATCATTCACAGACCAGCCCGGAAAAACGTTGACCCCAGCGTCCCTCGTGAAAGTAACAAGTACCAAGACATCACCTTCTACCTCATCATCAAGCGCAAGCCCCTCTTCtacatcatcaacatcatcaccCCCTGCATCCTCATCGCCTTCATGACCATCCTGGTCTTCTACCTGCCAGCTGACTGTGAgcaaagtttttaattttttaaatatctccttctcttatgtctgatgaagggGACTTGTCCGAgaaagttcacacacacacatgtatataaatatataaatataatataaatatatatttataaataaataaaattgtctttaaggtaccacgcctttttttaaattttgttttcacctattttatttatttatttacttatgtttggccatgttcttgaggtttttcttcctaacgtttcgcaagtctctgtggccggcatcttcagaggacaggagttagaactctgcctgtgttctggtgtcgtgtgtgggatagttgagtttttgttgttgtttagtcattcagtcaggtccgactctttgtgaccacatggaccagagcactccagaccctcctgtcttctactgcctcccggaattgtgtcagattcatgctggtcgcttcaatgaccctttccagccatctcgtcctcggtcgtccccttctcctcttgccatcacactttcctaacatcaaggtcttttccaaggagtcttctcttctcatgagatggccaaaggattggagcctcagcttcaggatctgtccttccagtgagcactcagggttgatttctttcaaaatggataggtttgttctctttgcagtctaggggactctcaagagcctcctccagcaccacaattcaaaagcatcaattcttcggtggtcagccttcttgatggtccagctctcacttccatacatcgctactgggaaaaccatagctttgacgatgctgacctttgtcggcaaggtgacgtctctgctttttaagatgctgtctaggtttgtcatcgctcccaagaagcaggcgtcttttaatttcatggctgctgtcaccctctacagtgatcatggagcccaggaaaataaaatctgtcattacctccatatcttccaacATGAGAGGCTCATATTCCAAcgtcttatttattttatttatttatttatttattaaatttatacccccgcccctctagaccatgtctactcggggtggcttgcaacataaaataaatcaatataaaatatataatcatataaatacaattgcaatattaagacaattaatttaagaaagaagtaccaagatgggatagaataagaaaagaagagagagggagatacatcgtatcttttagccttttgtttctgatcatggggcattcttggcaaagatactggagtggcattgccatttcctactccaggtggattgcgtttagtcggaactctccactatgtcctgtccgtcttgggtgtccctgcacgtcatagcccatagtttctctgagttactcaagccccttcgccacaacaaggcagcaatccatgaggggGGATAGCTGAGTACACAActgcaaatactcaactatcccacacacgaCACCAGAGAacagatgctggccacagatactggtgaaacgttaggaagaaaaacctccagaacatggccaaacagcccaaaaaacaacaagaaccatcggatcctggccatgaaagtctttgagaacaCATTCAACTCTAATTTGTTCATCATCCCACTCATATTCCATGCAGCCTCTCACAAATAATCCACCCCCAAGCTCCATCCTCTGGGCACCCTTGGCGAAAttgcctaggtaaaggtaaaggttccccttgacgtttagtccagtcgtgtccgactctaggatgtggtgctcatccccatctccaagccgtacagccagcgtttgcccgaagacagtttccgtggtcacgtggccagcgcaagtagacacggaacgccgtgacctttccCACCgatatggtacctatttatcgactcacatttttacatgcgttcaaaccgttaggttggcaggagccgggacaagcgacgggagctccctctgtcacgtggattcgatcttaccactgcttgttcttccaaccttgcagcacagaggcttctgtggtttaacccgcagcaccaccacatcccttgtacTTCCTCCTAACGAAGCTTCTAGGGCTAGAATAGGGACCCTTTGTCCAGTCATTTCTTTAAGGAGAATCCAGAACATACAAAGGATAAGCCAGGGAATTGTCTTTTGTAAGCAGGTGAGGCCCCAGAGAGACCGTGTCATGCCGTTGTGTCTTCCAGGTGGAGAGAAGGTTACTCTGGTGATCTCCATCCTGCTGGCTCAGTCTGTCTTCCTGCTCCTGATCTCCCAGCGCCTGCCAGCCACTTCCTTTGCTATCCCACTCATTGGCAAGTAAGTCTTACTCTGGCCAAAAATGGGCCCAACTTCCAGGTAGGTCCCATTCCCACCAGGAGAGCAGGAGAGTTGAGCCGTTTGATAAGCATTTAGGACATCATGGCTCTTTGGGAGGTTATTTGCCTTAAAAGAGGATGCCTCTACATAGCGTTGGCCTGTCCAGCTCTCCTGAAAACCAAAGAGGTCTTCCATGAGTACACACATGCGTTTCAGAAACAGGCTTAAATCAAGGAATATTACTAATGTTTTGCTTGTTGTAGGTCCAAATGTTGGTCTGTTCAGTAGTAAAAGAAAGTCCTTCTGGTAGCTGAGGG from the Pogona vitticeps strain Pit_001003342236 chromosome 3, PviZW2.1, whole genome shotgun sequence genome contains:
- the CHRND gene encoding acetylcholine receptor subunit delta, whose translation is MERWTLSLILLGVFALSGTLGMNMEEKLMKYLFEEKGYNKNLRPVVSKDETVTVYLALTLSNLISLKEADETLTTNVWIDHGWTDYRLQWNKSEFGGIWVLRLRPEMLWLPQIVLENNNDGNFEITYNANILVYSTGWVYWLPPAIFRSACPINVNFFPFDWQNCTLKFTSLMYNANEIDMQVKIDEEVPKENGGPKKRFLVEWIVIEPAAFTENGEWEIIHRPARKNVDPSVPRESNKYQDITFYLIIKRKPLFYIINIITPCILIAFMTILVFYLPADCGEKVTLVISILLAQSVFLLLISQRLPATSFAIPLIGKYLLFVMLLVTAVVVLCVVELNIHFRTPSTHILSSWTKELFLETLPRLLHMSRPAVSDPDPQEGLLIRRSSSVGYIVKAEEYFTIKSRSELMFEKQSERHGLASRVTPARPNLHGMDGRDEQLYNEIKPAITGANYIVKHMRDKNDYNEEKDNWNLIAATVDHLGLLLVTPILTLGTLWIFLMGYYNHPPPLPFEGDAFDYREENKHYVQESN